One Halalkalicoccus sp. NIPERK01 genomic region harbors:
- a CDS encoding RtcB family protein, translating to MTTFDADGITLERVRENVWEIPREDGMRVPARVLASEALLEQISDDKTLQQLKNTAHLPGIRKYALCMPDGHQGYGFPVGGVAALDAEDGCISPGGVGYDINCGVRMMKTDLTYADVDGREEELVDALFANIPSGLGGGGVVESGIDTVESILDRGMEWALEEGYATPEDLAHCEDEGVRSDSDPAAVSQKAKDRGKNQIGSLGSGNHFLEVQRVTDVFREDAADAYGLSEDQIVVLIHCGSRGLGHQVCTDYLRKIEKRHGDLLARLPDKELAAAPAGSELAEEYYGAMCAAINFAWVNRQLVMHRTREVFERVFGREWEEMGMDLLYDVAHNIAKKEVHDVEGEDRELYVHRKGATRAFPAGHPEVPAAYREVGQPIIIPGSMGAGSFVLRGGEHSMTETFGSTAHGAGRVMSRTQAKKEFWGGDVRTDLRDQDRVYVKAQSGATVAEEAPGVYKDVDEVVRVSDALGIGDKVARTFPVCNIKG from the coding sequence ATGACCACCTTCGACGCCGACGGGATCACGCTCGAACGGGTGCGTGAGAACGTCTGGGAGATCCCACGGGAGGACGGGATGCGCGTCCCCGCCCGCGTGCTCGCGAGCGAAGCCCTCCTGGAACAGATCAGCGACGACAAGACCCTCCAACAGCTGAAGAACACCGCCCACCTGCCCGGCATTCGGAAGTACGCGCTGTGTATGCCCGACGGCCACCAGGGATACGGCTTTCCAGTAGGGGGTGTCGCCGCGCTCGACGCCGAGGACGGCTGTATCTCGCCGGGTGGGGTTGGTTACGACATCAATTGTGGTGTAAGAATGATGAAGACGGACCTCACCTACGCGGACGTCGACGGGCGCGAGGAGGAACTCGTCGACGCCCTGTTCGCGAACATCCCCTCGGGACTCGGCGGCGGCGGCGTCGTCGAGAGCGGGATCGACACGGTCGAATCGATCCTCGACAGGGGGATGGAGTGGGCCTTGGAGGAGGGGTACGCGACCCCGGAAGATCTGGCTCACTGTGAGGACGAGGGCGTCAGGAGCGACAGCGATCCCGCGGCGGTGAGCCAGAAGGCAAAGGACAGGGGGAAGAACCAGATCGGCTCGCTGGGATCGGGCAACCACTTCCTCGAGGTCCAGCGCGTGACCGACGTCTTCCGCGAGGACGCCGCCGACGCCTACGGCCTGAGCGAGGACCAGATCGTCGTGCTCATCCACTGCGGGTCGCGGGGGCTGGGTCACCAAGTCTGTACGGACTACCTCCGGAAGATCGAGAAGCGCCACGGCGACCTGCTCGCTCGACTCCCCGATAAGGAACTCGCGGCTGCGCCCGCGGGCTCCGAGTTGGCCGAGGAGTACTACGGTGCGATGTGTGCGGCGATCAACTTCGCGTGGGTCAACCGCCAGCTCGTGATGCACCGGACCCGGGAGGTCTTCGAACGGGTGTTCGGGCGCGAGTGGGAGGAGATGGGAATGGACCTGCTCTACGACGTGGCCCACAACATCGCGAAGAAGGAGGTCCACGACGTCGAGGGCGAGGATCGCGAACTCTACGTCCACCGAAAGGGGGCGACGCGTGCGTTCCCCGCGGGCCACCCCGAGGTGCCCGCCGCGTACCGTGAGGTGGGCCAGCCGATCATCATCCCCGGGAGCATGGGCGCTGGCAGTTTCGTCCTCCGGGGCGGCGAGCACTCCATGACCGAGACGTTCGGCTCGACCGCCCACGGGGCAGGGAGAGTCATGAGCCGGACGCAGGCGAAAAAGGAGTTCTGGGGCGGCGACGTCCGGACCGACCTCCGGGATCAGGACCGCGTCTACGTCAAGGCACAGAGCGGCGCGACCGTCGCCGAGGAGGCCCCCGGCGTCTACAAGGACGTCGACGAGGTCGTGCGGGTCAGCGACGCGCTGGGGATCGGCGACAAGGTCGCGCGCACGTTCCCGGTCTGCAACATCAAGGGTTAG
- a CDS encoding translation initiation factor eIF-2B, protein MIDETVEEIEEMQTHSSSIVAVKAARALSELTGREYATVEEFVRDVERNSSVLRRANPSHASLYNVQRTITREVEEADPQTVEEGKAALTAAIEKVVDRIEDGKARAAAHTADYLEDGMTLLTHDYSSTVNAAIERAVGGGVSLSVYVTEARPRLAGRKTARRLAGMDGVEPTLIVDSAAGTYLDECDCVLMGMDCLVSDTLYNRIGTYPIAATAADLDVPMYVTGSGAKLIDGGFVFENEYRPASEVMLEPVEGFAIENPLYDATPVRLLDAIITDDGAMSL, encoded by the coding sequence ATGATCGACGAGACGGTCGAGGAGATCGAGGAGATGCAGACGCACAGTTCCTCGATCGTGGCTGTCAAGGCCGCCCGCGCGCTCTCGGAACTGACCGGCCGCGAGTACGCGACGGTCGAGGAGTTCGTCCGCGACGTCGAGCGAAACAGTTCGGTGCTCCGGCGGGCGAACCCCTCGCACGCATCGCTGTACAACGTCCAGCGGACGATCACGCGCGAGGTAGAGGAGGCAGACCCCCAGACCGTAGAGGAGGGGAAGGCGGCGCTCACGGCCGCGATCGAGAAGGTCGTCGACCGGATCGAGGACGGGAAGGCCCGGGCCGCGGCACACACCGCCGACTACCTCGAGGACGGCATGACGCTTCTGACCCACGACTACTCCTCGACGGTGAACGCGGCGATCGAGCGGGCTGTCGGCGGGGGCGTCTCGCTGTCGGTCTACGTCACCGAGGCCCGGCCCAGACTCGCGGGCCGCAAGACCGCCCGCCGACTCGCCGGGATGGACGGCGTCGAGCCGACGCTGATCGTCGACAGCGCCGCCGGCACCTACCTCGACGAGTGTGACTGCGTGCTGATGGGGATGGACTGTCTGGTGAGCGATACGCTCTACAACCGCATCGGCACCTATCCAATCGCGGCGACCGCCGCGGACCTCGACGTGCCGATGTACGTGACCGGATCGGGGGCGAAGCTCATCGACGGCGGCTTCGTCTTCGAGAACGAGTATCGCCCGGCCAGCGAGGTGATGCTCGAACCGGTCGAGGGGTTCGCAATCGAGAACCCGCTGTACGACGCGACCCCGGTTCGGCTTCTCGACGCGATCATCACCGACGACGGGGCCATGTCGCTCTGA
- a CDS encoding alpha/beta fold hydrolase gives MDWSHEEAIVNGVRLHYVEAGEGPLVVLLHGFPEHWYSWREQIPALVEAGYRVVAPDMRGYNRSEKPPGVSAYRIGNLVEDVRALIAHCGADRAHLVGHDWGGVVAWEVAARHPDSVDRLVVLNAPHPSAYRRELWNPESDQAKRSWYVLFFQLPWLPELLVRAGRGRLLESLFRGGAANPEAFDDEAIRRYTEACLRPGAMTAMLNYYRALFRGTLRSKVPGRSLPDATTSDGLIGRPTLLVWGTDDEALSERLTEGLEKWVPDVEVERVAGASHWVQLDAPERVNDALVGFLSRG, from the coding sequence ATGGACTGGTCCCACGAGGAGGCGATCGTCAACGGCGTCCGGCTCCACTACGTCGAGGCGGGGGAGGGACCGCTCGTCGTCCTCCTCCACGGGTTTCCCGAACACTGGTACAGCTGGCGCGAGCAGATCCCCGCGCTCGTCGAGGCGGGCTACCGGGTCGTCGCCCCCGACATGCGCGGGTACAACCGCTCGGAGAAACCGCCCGGCGTGAGCGCCTACCGGATCGGGAACCTCGTCGAGGACGTCCGCGCGCTGATCGCCCACTGCGGGGCCGACCGCGCCCACCTCGTCGGCCACGACTGGGGCGGCGTCGTCGCGTGGGAGGTCGCCGCCCGCCACCCCGACAGCGTCGATCGGCTCGTCGTCCTCAACGCACCCCACCCGAGCGCGTATCGCCGCGAACTCTGGAACCCCGAGTCCGATCAGGCGAAACGCTCGTGGTACGTGCTGTTCTTCCAACTGCCGTGGCTGCCCGAACTCCTCGTTCGAGCCGGGCGAGGGCGCCTGCTGGAATCGCTGTTTCGGGGAGGTGCAGCGAATCCCGAGGCGTTCGACGACGAGGCGATACGCCGCTACACGGAGGCCTGCCTGCGGCCGGGTGCGATGACCGCGATGCTCAACTACTACCGGGCGCTGTTCCGGGGGACGCTCCGCTCGAAGGTCCCCGGACGGAGCCTGCCCGATGCGACCACCAGCGACGGGCTGATCGGCCGGCCCACGCTCCTCGTCTGGGGCACGGACGACGAGGCGCTCTCGGAGCGCCTCACCGAGGGACTCGAAAAGTGGGTGCCAGACGTCGAGGTCGAACGGGTAGCGGGCGCGAGCCACTGGGTCCAACTGGACGCCCCCGAGCGGGTCAACGACGCTCTCGTCGGATTCCTCAGTCGAGGCTGA
- a CDS encoding Gfo/Idh/MocA family protein produces the protein MTLDIGVLGYRFMGKAHSNAMARLPMFFPDAPEINREVLVGRDEEALAEAAGRLGFSRTTTDPAEAIQEVDVFYNLGPNFVHPEYSIEALEAGVPVFCEKPLAPTLEGTEAMTEAYREAGVPAGCAFNYRFVPAIRYAKELIEGGEIGEIHHVRGRYLQDWLVDPEAPWSWRNDEELAGSGALGDLGAHTIDLARFLVGGRAGEITEVSGQLRTFVEERPTEDGETREVTVDDAYTAQAEFESGAMGSFEASRFATGHKNDHTIEIEGSKGSIKFSLERLNELEHLSEGSRGFETILVTDPEDPYIDHWWPPGHVIGWEHTFVHENYEFLSAVESGDEFEPSFEDGLATQRVLAAIEGSDASGERVSLD, from the coding sequence ATGACGCTCGATATTGGCGTACTCGGCTACCGCTTTATGGGCAAGGCCCACTCGAACGCGATGGCACGCCTGCCGATGTTCTTCCCGGACGCACCGGAGATCAACCGGGAGGTGCTCGTGGGGCGCGACGAGGAGGCACTGGCGGAGGCCGCCGGGCGACTGGGGTTCTCGCGGACGACCACCGACCCCGCGGAGGCCATCCAGGAGGTCGACGTCTTCTACAACCTCGGGCCGAACTTCGTCCACCCCGAGTACTCGATCGAGGCGCTCGAAGCAGGGGTACCGGTCTTCTGTGAGAAGCCGCTCGCGCCGACGCTGGAGGGGACGGAGGCGATGACCGAGGCCTACCGCGAGGCGGGCGTCCCCGCGGGCTGTGCCTTCAACTACCGGTTCGTCCCCGCGATCCGCTACGCGAAGGAACTGATCGAGGGCGGTGAGATCGGTGAGATCCACCACGTTCGGGGCCGGTACCTCCAGGACTGGCTGGTCGACCCCGAGGCGCCCTGGAGCTGGCGAAACGACGAGGAACTCGCCGGTTCGGGCGCGCTCGGCGATCTGGGCGCGCACACGATCGACCTCGCACGCTTCCTCGTCGGCGGACGGGCAGGCGAGATCACCGAGGTCTCGGGCCAGCTCCGAACGTTCGTCGAGGAACGCCCCACCGAGGACGGCGAGACCCGCGAGGTGACCGTCGACGACGCCTACACCGCCCAGGCCGAGTTCGAGAGCGGCGCGATGGGGAGTTTCGAGGCCTCCCGTTTCGCGACCGGCCACAAGAACGACCACACGATCGAGATCGAGGGGTCGAAGGGGAGCATCAAGTTCTCGCTCGAGCGGCTGAACGAACTCGAACACCTCAGCGAGGGCTCCCGGGGCTTCGAGACGATCCTTGTCACGGACCCCGAGGACCCGTACATCGACCACTGGTGGCCGCCGGGCCACGTCATCGGCTGGGAACACACGTTCGTCCACGAGAACTACGAGTTCCTTTCCGCAGTGGAATCGGGCGACGAGTTCGAACCGAGCTTCGAGGACGGACTGGCGACCCAGCGCGTACTCGCGGCGATCGAGGGGAGCGACGCGAGCGGCGAGCGGGTCAGCCTCGACTGA